Proteins co-encoded in one Cricetulus griseus strain 17A/GY chromosome 1 unlocalized genomic scaffold, alternate assembly CriGri-PICRH-1.0 chr1_1, whole genome shotgun sequence genomic window:
- the LOC113832440 gene encoding starch-binding domain-containing protein 1-like yields the protein MGAVWSALLVGGCLAAALILWLLRGDPGVPGQDGGAEPQKDAPPGEAATPGGGPGGCGGLSPERSERVLVSKSEQLQESNGHLISEPKDLGNLQGAQRLQNAGADWSNARDCVPVGKSLDTHSRANPEVSRNQSPQVHIGEWSPCKGQETAGSMAEKLSSSSLLRDRAKAASLAQSVSQDLAGHEDWEVVSRHSSWGDVGLGGSLEGLSQGMNDGRSTLVGGRGWEADGKATSPQQVNIQFKVHYTTSTDVQFIAVTGDHENLGGWTRYIPLHYCKDGLWSHSVFLPADTVVEWKFVLVENREVTRWEECSNRLLQTGHEDKVVHGWWGIH from the exons ATGGGCGCCGTCTGGTCCGCTCTCCTGGTCGGCGGGTGTCTGGCGGCAGCGCTTATCCTGTGGCTGCTGCGGGGCGACCCTGGGGTCCCGGGGCAAGACGGGGGTGCGGAGCCGCAGAAAGACGCACCTCCAGGGGAGGCTGCGACTCCGGGAGGCGGTCCGGGTGGCTGTGGCGGCCTGAGCCCTGAACGTTCCGAGCGGGTGCTGGTCTCCAAATCAG AACAGCTTCAAGAAAGCAATGGACATTTGATTTCTGAGCCTAAAGATCTTGGTAACCTGCAGGGAGCACAGAGACTTCAGAATGCTGGAGCAGACTGGAGCAATGCCAGAGATTGTGTTCCTGTTGGAAAGAGTCTGGACACGCACTCCAGGGCCAATCCAGAAGTGTCAAGGAATCAAAGCCCACAAGTTCATATAGGAGAATGGAGTCCCTGCAAAGGACAAGAAACAGCTGGGAGCATGGCAGAGAAGCTGTCCTCCAGCAGCCTACTCAGGGACAGAGCTAAAGCAGCCAGCCTTGCACAATCGGTCAGTCAGGACCTGGCAGGCCACGAGGACTGGGAAGTGGTGTCTAGGCACTCATCTTGGGGGGATGTTGGTTTGGGTGGCAGTCTTGAGGGCCTGAGTCAGGGAATGAATGATGGCAGAAGTACTCTTGTGGGAGGAAGAGGCTGGGAAGCAGATGGGAAGGCGACATCCCCTCAGCAGGTCAACATCCAGTTCAAGGTACACTACACCACAAGCACCGATGTGCAGTTCATTGCAGTAACGGGAGACCATGAGAATCTTGGGGGATGGACCAGATACATCCCACTCCACTATTGTAAGGATGGGCTGTGGTCTCATTCTGTCTTCCTGCCTGCGGACACGGTGGTGGAATGGAAGTTTGTGTTGGTTGAGAACAGGGAAGTTACTCGCTGGGAAGAATGCAGCAACAGACTCCTGCAGACTGGCCATGAGGATAAGGtggttcatgggtggtgggggaTTCACTGA